In one window of Meiothermus sp. DNA:
- a CDS encoding aspartate aminotransferase family protein, with translation MSYIQLKTPIPGPKSQELQSRRAAAVSAALAQANPIAVKKAHGSLVEDVDGNTLIDLAGGIGVLAVGHTPQSVVEAIKAQADELLHMCSIVANYEPYVAVCEALNRLTPGNFPKKTLLANGGAEAVENAVKFARRYTGRSGVIVFEGAYHGRTNLTMAMTSKWGLFKKGFGPFAPEVYRLPVPNLYRTPKGMTPEEYVDWACWNLENALTAHIDPSALAAIVIEPVIGEGGFIPVPHQFLRKIREVCDTTGAVMIADEIQSGSGRTGKLWAIEHSGVVPDLIISAKSLGAGMPISAVTGRAEILDAPHVGGVGSTYGGNPLACVSALEALKILESPGFLDKAQRIERIVRETFEPLKGEIPVLGDVRGVGAMMVLEFVKDPQTKEPWQEFAMETIKLASRRGVILIRAGLYTNCIRFLPALDIPEEMLLEALGVVAGAIRETYQAMAVGA, from the coding sequence ATGTCATATATCCAGCTCAAAACCCCCATTCCCGGCCCCAAAAGCCAGGAACTCCAATCGCGCCGGGCCGCCGCCGTGAGCGCTGCGCTGGCCCAGGCCAACCCCATCGCGGTGAAGAAAGCCCACGGCTCGCTGGTAGAAGACGTGGACGGCAACACCCTTATTGACCTGGCAGGCGGCATCGGGGTGCTGGCCGTCGGGCACACGCCCCAAAGCGTGGTAGAAGCCATCAAAGCCCAGGCCGACGAGCTGTTGCACATGTGTAGCATCGTGGCCAACTACGAGCCCTACGTAGCCGTTTGCGAGGCCCTGAACCGGCTCACCCCCGGCAACTTCCCCAAAAAGACCCTCCTGGCCAACGGCGGGGCCGAGGCGGTGGAAAACGCCGTCAAGTTCGCCCGCCGCTACACCGGGCGCAGTGGGGTGATCGTCTTCGAGGGGGCCTACCACGGGCGCACCAACCTGACCATGGCCATGACCAGCAAGTGGGGCCTTTTCAAGAAGGGCTTTGGCCCCTTTGCTCCCGAGGTCTACCGCCTGCCGGTGCCGAACCTGTACCGCACACCCAAGGGCATGACCCCCGAAGAATACGTGGACTGGGCCTGCTGGAACCTGGAAAACGCCCTGACCGCCCACATAGACCCCTCGGCGCTGGCAGCCATCGTGATTGAGCCGGTGATCGGCGAGGGGGGCTTTATTCCGGTGCCGCACCAGTTCCTGCGCAAGATCCGCGAGGTCTGCGACACAACGGGTGCGGTGATGATTGCCGATGAAATTCAGAGTGGCTCGGGCCGCACCGGGAAGCTCTGGGCCATCGAACACAGCGGGGTGGTACCCGACCTGATTATTAGCGCTAAGAGCCTGGGAGCGGGCATGCCCATTAGCGCCGTGACGGGCCGGGCCGAGATTCTGGATGCCCCCCACGTGGGCGGGGTGGGCAGCACCTACGGCGGCAACCCCCTGGCCTGTGTGTCGGCTCTGGAAGCCCTGAAGATACTCGAGTCCCCCGGCTTCCTGGACAAAGCCCAGCGTATAGAACGCATAGTGCGCGAGACCTTTGAGCCGCTGAAGGGCGAAATTCCGGTGCTGGGCGATGTGCGCGGGGTGGGGGCCATGATGGTGCTCGAGTTCGTCAAAGACCCCCAGACCAAAGAACCCTGGCAGGAGTTCGCCATGGAGACCATCAAGCTGGCCTCGAGGCGGGGCGTTATTCTGATCCGGGCCGGGCTTTACACCAACTGCATCCGCTTTTTGCCTGCCCTGGACATCCCCGAGGAGATGCTGCTCGAGGCTTTGGGGGTGGTGGCGGGGGCCATCCGTGAGACCTACCAGGCCATGGCGGTGGGGGCCTAG
- a CDS encoding serine hydrolase, with protein sequence MPFQSLQTKLQTLLQDPLHAIPSLQVVVIRAGNIVYAESFGDRYIDPNDPGKNLPVNNQTRFRVASISKLAVALGIMRLVEQGTIDLETDVSEYLGFTLRNPAFPKAPIRVWHLLSHTSSIRDGSRYAVPSPYTLQDFFRPEGRFFEDGAHFDPRHAPGAYAQYANLNTGVLGTLIECVAGVRFDLFMERTVLRPLGLGGGFNVSRFTPEEIGNLAVLYRKQAGGVWNPSGPWVAQVDDYGGVAPPGPMTQNPNKPDDSLVVVNLSTYQPGTNATFFSPQGGLRASALELAQMALLFMGKAPPILQPATLQQMLQPQWIWDGHNGDTMEGQALSWGLGVWRFTNTPGLDCPVGGHGRPWYGHLGDAYGLLSGLLFDPEEQNALVYILGGQGRGPTTHRGIYSAYTRWEEEVLSALYVLLS encoded by the coding sequence ATGCCATTTCAAAGTCTCCAGACTAAGCTTCAAACCCTTCTCCAAGACCCCCTACACGCCATTCCCAGCCTTCAGGTTGTGGTCATCCGGGCCGGGAACATCGTCTATGCCGAGTCGTTTGGAGACCGCTATATTGACCCGAACGACCCCGGCAAAAACCTTCCGGTAAACAACCAGACCCGCTTCCGGGTAGCCTCCATCTCCAAACTGGCGGTGGCCCTGGGGATAATGCGGTTGGTTGAGCAGGGCACAATAGACCTGGAGACCGACGTAAGCGAGTACCTGGGCTTTACCCTGCGGAACCCGGCCTTCCCCAAGGCGCCCATTCGCGTCTGGCATCTGCTTAGCCACACCTCTTCGATTCGGGACGGTAGCCGATACGCCGTTCCCAGCCCCTACACCCTACAGGATTTCTTCAGACCGGAGGGGCGCTTCTTTGAGGACGGGGCGCACTTTGACCCCCGCCATGCCCCCGGCGCCTACGCCCAGTACGCCAACCTCAATACGGGGGTGCTGGGCACCCTGATTGAATGTGTTGCAGGGGTGCGCTTCGACCTGTTTATGGAGCGAACAGTGCTGCGGCCTCTGGGGCTGGGAGGTGGGTTCAACGTGAGCCGGTTCACCCCGGAGGAGATCGGCAACCTGGCGGTGCTGTATCGCAAGCAAGCGGGCGGCGTGTGGAACCCTTCAGGCCCCTGGGTAGCGCAGGTAGATGACTACGGCGGTGTGGCACCCCCTGGCCCCATGACCCAGAACCCCAATAAACCCGACGACAGTTTGGTGGTGGTGAACCTGAGCACCTACCAGCCTGGCACCAACGCCACTTTTTTCTCGCCGCAGGGGGGCCTACGGGCTTCGGCCTTGGAACTGGCCCAGATGGCGCTGCTGTTTATGGGGAAAGCACCCCCCATCCTGCAACCCGCCACGCTACAACAGATGTTGCAACCCCAGTGGATATGGGACGGACACAACGGCGATACGATGGAGGGGCAGGCCCTCAGTTGGGGGTTGGGGGTGTGGCGTTTTACCAACACCCCCGGTCTGGATTGTCCGGTGGGGGGTCACGGGCGGCCCTGGTATGGGCACCTGGGCGACGCCTACGGTCTGCTGAGCGGGCTGCTCTTCGACCCAGAGGAACAGAACGCACTCGTCTACATCCTGGGTGGGCAGGGCCGTGGCCCCACCACCCACAGGGGTATTTACTCGGCCTATACCCGCTGGGAGGAGGAGGTTCTCAGCGCCCTTTACGTTCTGCTAAGCTAA
- a CDS encoding threonine/serine dehydratase, whose translation MAGLLASDLPRAILQARAHLRPHVRETPLDLSLALSQITGAQVWLKLENLQHTGSFKVRGALNKLLSLSPEHLQKGVVAASSGNHGAGVAYGLHKLRARGVVFVPEGASPTKLEAIRRYGAEVRIYGQSSEDTEIYARQYARQNDMTYISPYNDPEVIAGQGTIGVEMAQQMPQSPDAVFATVGGGGMIAGIASYLKSVWPRAQMVGCQPQNDAAMLASIRAGQIVSVEAKPTLSDGSAGGLEPGAITLGLCQQLVDGWVTVTEEEIKAAMRLFLETQHQLLEGAAGVALAAFLQNSAQYQGQTVVIVICGANIGLPMLQAILQ comes from the coding sequence ATGGCCGGTTTGCTCGCCTCGGATTTGCCCCGGGCCATCCTACAGGCCCGCGCCCACCTGCGGCCCCACGTGCGCGAGACCCCACTGGACCTATCGCTGGCCCTCTCGCAGATCACGGGGGCTCAGGTCTGGCTGAAGCTCGAGAACCTCCAGCACACCGGCTCCTTCAAGGTGCGGGGGGCGCTGAACAAGCTGCTTTCGCTCTCGCCCGAGCACCTGCAAAAAGGCGTGGTGGCGGCCAGCAGCGGCAACCACGGGGCCGGGGTGGCTTACGGACTCCATAAGCTGAGGGCCAGGGGTGTGGTTTTTGTACCGGAAGGGGCCAGCCCGACCAAGTTGGAGGCCATCAGGCGCTATGGGGCCGAGGTGCGCATCTACGGGCAGAGCAGCGAAGATACCGAGATTTATGCCAGGCAGTATGCCCGGCAAAACGACATGACCTACATCTCGCCCTACAACGACCCGGAGGTGATTGCCGGGCAGGGCACCATCGGGGTAGAGATGGCCCAACAGATGCCACAATCCCCAGATGCAGTCTTTGCGACGGTGGGGGGCGGCGGGATGATCGCTGGCATCGCCTCGTACCTCAAATCGGTCTGGCCGCGGGCCCAAATGGTCGGCTGCCAACCCCAAAATGACGCGGCCATGCTGGCCTCGATCCGGGCCGGACAAATCGTCTCGGTTGAGGCTAAGCCCACCCTATCGGATGGCAGTGCGGGTGGTTTGGAGCCGGGGGCCATCACCCTTGGCCTCTGCCAGCAGTTAGTTGACGGCTGGGTCACGGTCACTGAAGAGGAAATCAAGGCGGCCATGCGGCTTTTTTTAGAGACCCAACACCAGCTTCTGGAGGGGGCCGCAGGGGTCGCACTGGCGGCTTTTCTCCAGAATTCCGCGCAATACCAGGGACAAACAGTGGTCATCGTCATCTGCGGAGCCAATATCGGCCTTCCGATGCTCCAGGCTATCTTGCAGTAG
- a CDS encoding PotD/PotF family extracellular solute-binding protein translates to MKHILALMIFLALAFAQNNTLQLYTWTDYIDPAIVADFEKQTGLKVRITYYESNEEMQAKLQAGGVSQFDLVVPSDFIVPVLINLKLLQPLDKSKIPNLKNLEPKFTNPPFDPGNRYTVGYLWGTVGLMYRTDIFKTPPASWSVLFDPRQQKGPFTLMDSSREMLGIGLRYLGRSVNTTEPAQVKQALEAMLAAKRSRNFKGFQGGVSATKLLLANQIVAAVVYNQDALRVAEGNPRYGFTIPKEGSTLFIDSMAIPAKAPNPEAAHRFINFILDAKIGARLAEYQQSATPNAAAKKLLKPDMLGNPAIWPSEAQMKVLEFILDQGNKNRVLDEAWTQLKSR, encoded by the coding sequence ATGAAACATATCCTCGCGCTGATGATTTTTCTGGCGCTGGCTTTCGCACAAAACAACACCCTCCAGCTTTACACCTGGACCGACTACATAGACCCGGCCATCGTGGCCGATTTTGAGAAACAAACCGGCCTCAAGGTACGCATCACCTACTACGAGTCCAACGAGGAGATGCAGGCCAAGCTCCAGGCCGGCGGCGTCAGCCAGTTCGACCTGGTAGTACCCTCGGATTTCATTGTGCCGGTGTTGATTAACCTGAAGCTGTTGCAACCCCTGGACAAGAGCAAAATTCCCAACCTGAAAAACCTCGAGCCCAAGTTCACCAACCCCCCCTTCGACCCCGGTAACCGCTACACCGTGGGGTACTTGTGGGGCACGGTGGGCCTGATGTACCGCACCGATATTTTCAAGACCCCGCCCGCCTCCTGGAGCGTGCTCTTCGACCCCCGGCAGCAGAAGGGGCCTTTTACCTTAATGGACTCTTCGCGCGAGATGCTGGGCATCGGCCTGCGCTACCTGGGCCGTTCGGTTAACACCACCGAACCTGCCCAGGTCAAGCAGGCCCTGGAGGCCATGCTCGCCGCCAAGCGGAGCCGTAATTTCAAGGGCTTCCAGGGTGGGGTTTCGGCCACCAAGCTGCTGCTGGCCAACCAGATTGTGGCGGCGGTGGTCTACAACCAGGACGCGCTGCGGGTGGCCGAGGGCAACCCCCGCTACGGCTTCACCATTCCCAAGGAGGGCAGCACGCTTTTCATCGATAGCATGGCCATTCCGGCCAAAGCCCCCAACCCCGAGGCCGCGCACCGGTTCATCAACTTCATCCTGGACGCTAAAATTGGGGCCCGCCTGGCCGAGTACCAGCAGTCGGCCACCCCCAACGCCGCCGCCAAAAAACTCCTGAAGCCCGATATGCTGGGGAACCCCGCCATCTGGCCCAGCGAAGCCCAGATGAAAGTGCTCGAGTTCATTCTGGATCAGGGCAACAAAAACCGTGTACTGGACGAAGCCTGGACGCAACTCAAAAGCCGTTAA